In the Pirellulales bacterium genome, one interval contains:
- a CDS encoding NAD(P)/FAD-dependent oxidoreductase, whose amino-acid sequence MPKDFLAGARDEYDCIIIGSGLAGLTAANTLARAGHRVLLLEQHYKLGGMATWFKRPQGHIFDISLHGFPIGMIKSCRRYWTREIADSIVQLKNIRFDNPMFSLSTTFNREDFTRQLVEKFDVPAESVTAFFDAARGMNFYDDQNLTTGQLFEKFFPGREDVIRLLMEPITYANGSTLEDPAISYGIVFSNFMSKGVYTFSGGTDRLIQLMHADLLKNGVDVRIKCDAERIVVDSRRRVAGVTVRGRTIRAKTVISNANLKTTIFDLVGRGHFDPDFAESAAAVRLNNSSTQVYIALKPDAQLDESHGDLLFSSTAPLFRTDALLSRNITSRTYSFYYPRTRPGSDRCLIVSSTNAHYHDWAGLSDAEYEASKADLCQTTLDALQKYVPNIRDLVDHVEASTPRTFEHYTKHALGASFGTKFEGLAISRGLPQQIHGLYHAGSVGIIMSGWLGALNYGVIVANDVENLLLKSNQQVEPLEV is encoded by the coding sequence ATGCCCAAGGATTTTCTCGCCGGCGCGCGGGATGAGTATGACTGCATCATCATCGGCAGCGGCCTGGCGGGGTTGACCGCGGCGAACACGCTGGCGCGCGCCGGTCATCGCGTGCTACTACTGGAACAACATTACAAACTGGGGGGGATGGCCACCTGGTTCAAGCGTCCGCAAGGGCATATTTTTGATATTTCGCTGCATGGATTTCCCATCGGCATGATCAAAAGCTGCCGCCGCTACTGGACGCGGGAGATCGCGGATTCCATCGTCCAGTTAAAAAACATTCGGTTCGATAACCCCATGTTTTCGCTGTCGACCACCTTCAACCGCGAGGACTTTACCCGCCAACTGGTGGAGAAATTTGACGTCCCCGCGGAAAGCGTTACAGCGTTTTTTGACGCCGCCCGGGGGATGAACTTTTATGACGATCAAAACCTGACCACCGGCCAGCTTTTTGAAAAATTCTTTCCCGGGCGCGAGGATGTCATCCGCCTGTTGATGGAACCGATCACCTACGCCAACGGATCAACTCTGGAAGATCCGGCGATCTCGTATGGAATCGTCTTTTCCAATTTTATGTCCAAGGGGGTCTACACCTTTTCCGGCGGGACGGACCGGCTGATCCAACTGATGCACGCCGATCTTTTAAAGAACGGCGTCGATGTCCGCATCAAATGCGACGCCGAAAGAATCGTGGTGGATTCCCGTCGACGGGTTGCCGGCGTGACCGTGCGGGGCCGAACCATCCGGGCCAAGACTGTCATATCCAACGCCAATCTCAAAACCACCATCTTTGACCTCGTGGGAAGGGGACACTTTGACCCCGACTTTGCCGAAAGCGCGGCGGCCGTCAGGCTGAATAACTCCAGCACGCAGGTCTATATCGCGCTCAAGCCCGATGCGCAATTGGACGAAAGCCATGGTGATTTGCTCTTTAGCTCCACCGCCCCCCTCTTTCGGACCGATGCCCTCTTGAGCCGCAACATCACCAGCCGCACCTATTCATTTTATTATCCGCGCACGCGACCAGGCTCCGACCGGTGTTTGATTGTCTCCAGCACTAATGCCCATTACCATGATTGGGCGGGATTGTCCGATGCCGAGTACGAGGCCAGCAAGGCGGATTTGTGCCAAACGACGCTGGACGCGCTTCAAAAATACGTACCAAACATCCGTGATCTGGTGGATCATGTGGAGGCAAGCACCCCGCGGACGTTCGAACATTACACCAAGCACGCGTTGGGGGCCAGCTTTGGGACCAAGTTTGAGGGGCTGGCCATCAGCCGCGGCCTCCCCCAGCAAATCCACGGTCTGTATCATGCCGGCAGCGTGGGGATCATCATGTCGGGCTGGCTGGGGGCGCTCAACTATGGCGTTATCGTGGCCAACGACGTGGAAAACCTGCTGCTAAAGTCGAATCAACAAGTGGAACCACTGGAAGTTTAG
- a CDS encoding 3-hydroxyacyl-ACP dehydratase FabZ family protein, with protein sequence MSLAAIHAAIPHRAPFLFLDRIVRQEMNQIHCQKTLTGQEFFYQGHYPDFPLTPGVILCEACLQAGAVLLSQQSNASGKSVPVATRMNDVRWKRMVRPGETIDIEVNLVEQLADAFFMTGKVSVAGKVAARLEFACTMAEK encoded by the coding sequence ATGTCCCTGGCCGCCATTCACGCCGCGATTCCGCACCGGGCACCATTTTTGTTCTTGGACCGTATTGTTCGCCAAGAAATGAACCAGATCCACTGCCAGAAAACACTGACAGGGCAAGAATTTTTTTATCAGGGGCATTATCCGGATTTTCCCCTCACACCCGGCGTGATTTTGTGCGAGGCCTGCCTGCAGGCGGGGGCGGTGCTGCTTAGCCAACAGTCAAATGCCTCGGGGAAAAGCGTGCCGGTCGCCACCCGTATGAATGATGTCCGCTGGAAGCGCATGGTGCGTCCCGGCGAGACAATCGATATCGAAGTGAACCTGGTGGAACAACTGGCGGACGCATTTTTTATGACGGGCAAAGTCAGCGTGGCGGGCAAAGTCGCCGCCCGGCTGGAATTTGCCTGCACCATGGCGGAGAAGTAA
- a CDS encoding SDR family oxidoreductase, with amino-acid sequence MPEDFLQLANQAILVMGVANKKSVAWQIAQVLLAAGAKVHYSVRSAARREQLQKLVGDAPIYICDVEHETQIVALRDELRAAEVKLAGLVHSVAFAEYEGGVKPFHLTGKREFLRAMDISCYSLMAVARELQDLLTPDASVVTISISTTKMASENYGYMAPIKAALDSSLAFLAKSFSQFSRVRFNAVAPGLLKTSASAGIPGYLDSYLFAEQATLRKAPVDTREVANTAAFLLSPRSSGINAQRIVVDAGMGVNYFDREIVTRATK; translated from the coding sequence ATGCCCGAAGATTTTCTCCAACTGGCCAACCAGGCAATCCTGGTCATGGGTGTGGCAAATAAAAAAAGCGTGGCCTGGCAGATCGCGCAGGTGCTGCTGGCCGCGGGAGCGAAGGTGCACTATAGCGTCCGCAGCGCGGCCCGCCGGGAGCAACTGCAAAAACTCGTGGGAGACGCACCCATTTACATCTGCGATGTCGAGCATGAGACGCAAATTGTCGCTCTGCGGGACGAACTGCGCGCGGCGGAAGTCAAGCTGGCGGGCCTGGTCCATAGCGTGGCCTTTGCCGAGTACGAAGGTGGGGTTAAGCCATTTCACCTGACCGGTAAACGGGAATTCTTGCGCGCGATGGATATCTCTTGCTACTCTTTGATGGCGGTCGCCCGCGAACTTCAGGACCTTTTGACGCCGGATGCCTCGGTCGTCACGATTTCCATCTCCACCACCAAAATGGCTAGCGAAAACTACGGCTATATGGCGCCCATCAAGGCCGCGCTCGATTCGTCCCTGGCGTTTCTAGCCAAGTCCTTTAGCCAGTTTTCCCGCGTCCGTTTTAACGCCGTCGCCCCGGGCTTGCTCAAAACCAGCGCCTCGGCCGGAATTCCCGGTTATTTAGATTCCTATCTCTTTGCCGAACAAGCCACACTACGCAAAGCCCCCGTCGATACCCGCGAAGTCGCCAACACCGCCGCCTTCTTGCTGTCACCCCGGTCCAGCGGGATTAACGCCCAGCGAATTGTCGTCGACGCTGGCATGGGCGTGAATTATTTCGACCGGGAAATTGTGACGCGGGCGACAAAATGA
- a CDS encoding prenyltransferase/squalene oxidase repeat-containing protein has protein sequence MRRAKQYPRFYGSSLPVKFSSVLLSLGMTISRAVAADEAPTTDKQPAATQGEKSAPVAALSPELQAQRQKMVAQAIEYLRTKGQAPDGSFTKQVGTGITSLCLLAMMENGVSPDDPTVAKGLKYLEGAMQKDGSVGKDGSRIINYETALAILCLQKANQDGKYKQNIKQADLFLRGNQIDADEGKTEADFDFGGVGYGKGGKGDLSNTAFLVEALIAAGAGPDDPAVQNALKFVSRCQNLESEHNTTPLAGKVNDGGFYYTIITDEPPQDKSFQGGLRSYGSMTYAGFKSMLYAGLTPDDKRVKAALDFLAKNYTLEQNPGLGEAGLFYYYHLMSRALQAAKMDTFTDAKGVEHNWRAEFIAELAKRQNEDGSWANKNRQWLENDPNLVTGYALLVLGNCK, from the coding sequence ATGCGCCGCGCCAAACAATATCCCCGATTTTATGGCAGTTCCCTGCCGGTGAAGTTCTCCAGCGTGCTCTTGAGCCTGGGGATGACCATCAGTCGCGCCGTCGCCGCCGACGAGGCACCCACTACGGATAAACAGCCCGCCGCAACCCAAGGAGAAAAATCGGCGCCAGTCGCGGCGTTGTCTCCGGAATTGCAGGCCCAGCGGCAAAAAATGGTCGCCCAAGCCATCGAGTATCTACGGACCAAGGGTCAAGCTCCGGATGGGTCGTTTACCAAGCAAGTCGGAACCGGGATCACATCGTTATGCTTATTGGCGATGATGGAAAATGGCGTATCGCCGGACGATCCGACCGTGGCCAAGGGGCTGAAATATTTAGAAGGGGCCATGCAAAAGGATGGCTCCGTGGGGAAGGATGGCTCGCGAATTATAAACTATGAGACCGCGCTGGCGATCCTGTGCCTGCAAAAGGCCAACCAGGATGGCAAATATAAACAGAACATTAAGCAGGCCGATCTGTTTTTGCGGGGGAACCAGATTGACGCCGACGAAGGAAAAACCGAGGCGGATTTTGACTTTGGCGGCGTCGGCTATGGCAAAGGGGGAAAAGGGGACCTGAGCAATACGGCGTTTTTGGTCGAGGCCCTGATCGCCGCGGGGGCGGGTCCCGACGATCCCGCGGTGCAAAACGCGCTTAAATTTGTCTCCCGCTGCCAGAACTTAGAGTCCGAGCATAACACCACCCCCCTGGCGGGCAAGGTCAACGACGGCGGCTTTTATTACACGATTATCACCGATGAACCGCCGCAGGACAAATCATTTCAGGGGGGGTTGCGTAGCTATGGATCGATGACGTACGCCGGTTTTAAAAGCATGCTGTACGCGGGACTGACACCGGATGACAAACGGGTGAAGGCGGCGCTGGACTTTCTGGCCAAAAATTACACCCTGGAACAAAATCCAGGCCTCGGCGAGGCGGGGCTGTTTTATTATTACCACCTGATGTCGCGGGCGTTGCAAGCCGCAAAAATGGATACCTTTACAGACGCCAAGGGGGTTGAACATAATTGGCGGGCGGAGTTTATAGCCGAACTAGCCAAACGGCAAAACGAGGACGGATCCTGGGCGAATAAAAATCGCCAGTGGCTGGAAAATGATCCCAATCTGGTCACCGGCTATGCGCTGTTGGTGCTAGGGAATTGCAAATAA
- a CDS encoding nucleotidyltransferase domain-containing protein, whose protein sequence is MDIAQRFDQLLPHDRLNDFVQRWRVRELSLFGSVLRHDYLPDSVVEVLISFAESAPWSLWDLTTMAVELSLLAGRKVDWVEKESLLNSFRRAETLKTRKVIYASQSYSI, encoded by the coding sequence TTGGATATCGCCCAACGTTTTGATCAATTGTTGCCCCACGACCGCCTGAACGATTTTGTGCAGCGCTGGCGTGTGCGTGAATTGTCGCTGTTTGGCTCGGTCCTCCGCCATGATTATCTACCTGACAGCGTTGTTGAGGTACTCATTTCTTTTGCGGAATCCGCCCCGTGGAGTTTGTGGGATTTGACCACGATGGCGGTTGAATTAAGCCTGCTCGCGGGACGAAAAGTGGATTGGGTGGAAAAAGAAAGCTTGCTTAACTCGTTTCGCCGCGCGGAAACCTTGAAGACTCGAAAGGTCATTTATGCGAGTCAAAGTTATTCAATATGA
- a CDS encoding glucuronate isomerase, producing the protein MATNLPSSTSPNSATPASLRTRIFDEIQTWTLIDPHTHIDPHRPAATSLAEILGYHYYTELVHSAGVPREEIEAPGLSPRDKVARLVAGLAPLENTIQYSWLIELCREFFDFQEETLTLANWEALYEVSLAKCAQPDWPRQVLQKSNLRAVFLTNDFDDPLRGLDTSVYVPCLRTDDLVFHLRQQSVRDRLAAATNGESATAMGLRKAIGKLFEHFTRNGCRACAISLPPDFTPLPGDASRADRALAKLRHQPDELLPEDFAGLSQFVFWTLAEYCAEYRLPFDLMIGVNRRVYPGGVYQGMDLYDSRVSLLQYRELFNAFPRVTFPISVLASVTNQELVGHAWIFPNVVTNGHWWYSNTPSFIEADCRARLEAVPRTKQIGYYSDMYKLEFALPKLRMYQRILSKILAEQFVIERGWSEERTLDLARDLLVNNIQRIFYGGEG; encoded by the coding sequence GTGGCTACTAATCTCCCCTCCTCCACTTCTCCAAACTCCGCTACTCCAGCATCCCTGCGCACGCGGATCTTTGACGAAATCCAGACCTGGACGTTGATTGATCCGCACACGCATATTGACCCCCATCGCCCGGCGGCGACTTCGCTGGCGGAGATCTTGGGTTATCATTATTACACCGAGTTGGTCCATTCGGCGGGTGTGCCGCGGGAAGAGATCGAAGCCCCCGGCCTCTCCCCCCGGGACAAAGTTGCCCGGTTGGTGGCGGGGCTGGCCCCGCTCGAAAACACGATCCAATACAGTTGGCTTATCGAACTTTGCCGCGAGTTTTTTGATTTTCAAGAGGAGACGCTTACCCTGGCCAACTGGGAAGCTCTGTATGAGGTTTCCCTGGCCAAATGCGCGCAGCCGGATTGGCCGCGGCAGGTTCTGCAAAAAAGCAATTTGCGGGCGGTCTTTTTGACCAACGACTTTGACGATCCCCTCAGGGGGTTGGACACTAGCGTCTATGTTCCGTGCCTGCGCACCGATGATTTGGTGTTCCATCTGCGACAGCAGTCCGTGCGGGATCGTTTAGCCGCCGCGACAAACGGCGAATCGGCAACCGCCATGGGCCTGCGCAAGGCGATTGGCAAATTATTTGAGCACTTTACCCGTAATGGCTGCCGGGCTTGCGCTATCTCGTTGCCGCCCGATTTCACGCCGCTCCCCGGCGATGCCTCCCGCGCTGATCGGGCGCTGGCCAAACTACGCCATCAGCCCGACGAGCTGTTGCCGGAGGATTTTGCGGGGTTATCCCAATTTGTGTTTTGGACGCTGGCGGAATATTGCGCGGAATACCGCCTGCCGTTTGATCTGATGATTGGCGTGAACCGCCGGGTCTATCCGGGGGGTGTGTACCAGGGAATGGACCTCTATGATAGCCGCGTGTCGCTGTTGCAGTATCGCGAGTTATTTAACGCCTTTCCTAGGGTAACATTTCCCATTTCGGTCCTGGCCAGCGTGACTAACCAAGAGCTCGTGGGACACGCGTGGATTTTTCCCAATGTGGTCACGAATGGGCATTGGTGGTACAGCAACACGCCTTCGTTTATTGAGGCGGATTGCCGCGCCCGGCTAGAAGCGGTCCCCCGTACCAAGCAAATCGGCTACTACAGCGATATGTATAAACTGGAATTCGCCCTGCCGAAACTGCGGATGTACCAACGCATCCTGTCCAAGATATTGGCGGAGCAATTTGTCATCGAGCGGGGCTGGTCGGAGGAACGGACATTAGACTTAGCGCGGGATCTCTTGGTTAATAATATCCAGCGGATTTTTTATGGCGGGGAGGGGTAA
- a CDS encoding peroxiredoxin — MSRWLGKIFLLAVVCGFFVTLADAAEVKVGEPAPDFELAGSDGKTHKLADYAGKTVIVAWFPRAFTPGCTKECKSFAEQGKLLREFDVVYFTASCDPVEENTKFAESLKCDYPILSDPTRAAALAYGLVANEKGNAARKTFIIGADGKLLAVIDKVDTAGHAQQVAEKLAELKVPAAKKE; from the coding sequence ATGTCGCGCTGGCTTGGCAAGATTTTCTTATTGGCGGTGGTTTGCGGATTTTTTGTCACCTTGGCCGACGCGGCCGAGGTCAAGGTGGGAGAGCCGGCTCCGGATTTTGAACTGGCGGGGTCGGACGGTAAAACGCACAAACTGGCGGATTACGCCGGAAAAACGGTGATTGTGGCGTGGTTTCCGCGGGCGTTTACTCCCGGCTGCACCAAGGAGTGCAAATCCTTTGCCGAACAAGGGAAATTGCTACGGGAATTTGATGTGGTTTACTTTACGGCCAGTTGTGATCCGGTGGAGGAAAACACCAAATTCGCGGAATCGCTCAAGTGTGATTATCCCATTTTGTCCGATCCCACCCGTGCCGCAGCGCTGGCGTATGGATTAGTGGCAAATGAGAAAGGGAACGCCGCCCGCAAGACGTTTATCATCGGCGCGGATGGAAAATTGCTGGCCGTCATTGATAAAGTGGACACCGCGGGGCATGCCCAGCAAGTGGCGGAAAAGCTGGCGGAACTGAAGGTCCCCGCGGCGAAGAAAGAGTAG
- a CDS encoding acetylxylan esterase: MSQAAPPFTPNYDEAQVPAYTLPDPLVRQDGTPVTQPAEWPLRRAEILELFANQVYGKIPTPPLPQAVAITEAPTAVFNNTATRQQRRLTLGKATPADATTSDPPSSPVVINVLIYLPANAGGPAPIFIVPNFDGNQAIHADPAIHLASCWLRNDEQAGIVDHKATEKSRGVDAASWPLELILSRGYGVATFCYCDVDPDFDDGFQNGLHPHFYPAGQTKPLPHEGGSISAWAYGCSRVLDFVRELKGVDRTKVVLMGHSRLGKTALWAGANDERFAIVISNNSGEGGAAITRRCFGETIERINTSFPHWFCANFKKYNLRESELPVDAHQLIALIAPRPVYVASAEEDPWADPRGEFLAAYHAGPVYKLLGKEPLPNADMPTLNQPLHHTVGYHFRTGKHAVTEYDWRQYLDFCDKHFR, translated from the coding sequence ATGTCCCAGGCCGCGCCCCCCTTTACGCCCAATTATGACGAGGCCCAGGTCCCCGCGTACACCCTGCCCGACCCGCTGGTCCGGCAAGATGGGACCCCGGTCACACAACCCGCGGAGTGGCCATTGCGGCGGGCGGAGATATTGGAGCTATTTGCCAACCAGGTCTATGGCAAAATTCCAACCCCGCCATTGCCGCAAGCTGTGGCAATCACCGAGGCGCCAACCGCGGTTTTTAACAACACCGCCACCCGCCAACAACGCCGACTTACGCTGGGTAAGGCAACCCCGGCGGACGCCACGACTTCGGATCCCCCTTCATCACCGGTGGTTATTAACGTCCTCATCTACCTCCCTGCCAATGCCGGGGGGCCAGCGCCGATTTTTATCGTCCCCAACTTTGACGGCAATCAAGCCATTCATGCCGATCCGGCCATTCACCTAGCCAGTTGCTGGCTGCGCAATGACGAGCAAGCGGGGATCGTCGATCACAAAGCGACCGAAAAATCTCGCGGCGTCGACGCCGCCAGTTGGCCGCTTGAATTGATCTTATCCCGTGGCTATGGTGTCGCGACGTTTTGTTACTGCGACGTCGATCCCGATTTTGACGACGGCTTTCAAAATGGCTTGCACCCGCACTTCTATCCAGCCGGTCAGACCAAGCCCCTTCCCCACGAAGGGGGCTCGATCAGCGCTTGGGCCTATGGCTGCAGCCGCGTACTGGATTTTGTGAGGGAATTAAAAGGTGTCGACCGCACTAAAGTCGTCCTCATGGGACATTCCCGTCTGGGAAAAACCGCCCTCTGGGCGGGGGCCAATGACGAACGGTTTGCCATTGTCATATCCAACAATTCCGGCGAAGGGGGGGCCGCCATCACCCGCCGCTGCTTTGGCGAAACGATCGAACGGATCAACACCAGTTTTCCGCATTGGTTTTGTGCCAATTTTAAAAAGTATAATCTACGCGAGTCAGAATTACCCGTTGACGCGCATCAACTGATCGCGCTCATCGCGCCGCGCCCCGTCTATGTGGCCAGCGCCGAGGAAGACCCCTGGGCGGATCCCCGGGGCGAATTTTTAGCCGCTTATCACGCCGGACCGGTTTATAAGCTACTCGGAAAAGAACCGCTCCCCAATGCTGATATGCCTACCCTCAACCAACCCCTGCATCATACGGTTGGTTATCATTTCCGCACCGGCAAGCATGCCGTCACCGAGTATGATTGGCGGCAATACCTGGATTTTTGTGATAAGCACTTTCGCTAG
- a CDS encoding dihydroorotate dehydrogenase, with amino-acid sequence MDLSVNLGRLQLPNPILVASGTFGYAREMAGLVQLSRLGGILPKTITREPRPGNAPWRTIETPAGMLNSIGLDNDGIETFIAEHLPYLGSLGTPIIVSIAGRSQAEFVEMAARLEGLEGISALELNISCPNVSHGVDFGTDPHACENVVAGVRRACEWPILAKLTPNVTDIATIARAAEAGGADGISLINTLQGMAVDWRRRKPLLGNVLGGLSGPAVKPIALRCVYLVRRAVQIPLVGIGGIATIDDVLEFIVTGASAVQLGTVNFYQPQVVTEILAQLPGALSTAGVGSVRELVGTLQVNPPPAKTSAGS; translated from the coding sequence ATGGACCTTTCTGTCAATTTAGGCCGATTGCAGTTGCCAAACCCGATCTTGGTGGCGTCGGGAACCTTTGGCTACGCGCGAGAAATGGCGGGACTGGTGCAATTGTCCCGCCTGGGGGGCATATTGCCAAAAACGATCACCCGCGAGCCTCGTCCAGGAAACGCTCCTTGGCGCACCATTGAGACGCCCGCCGGGATGCTCAACTCAATTGGCCTGGATAATGACGGTATTGAGACTTTTATCGCCGAGCATTTGCCCTATCTGGGAAGCTTGGGGACGCCAATTATTGTCAGTATTGCCGGGCGGTCGCAGGCGGAATTTGTGGAAATGGCCGCGCGGTTGGAAGGTTTGGAGGGAATTTCGGCGTTGGAACTTAACATTTCCTGCCCTAATGTCAGTCATGGTGTCGATTTTGGAACTGATCCCCACGCCTGCGAAAATGTCGTGGCGGGGGTCCGCCGCGCGTGTGAGTGGCCAATTTTGGCCAAGCTGACGCCCAACGTGACGGATATCGCGACGATCGCCCGTGCCGCGGAGGCAGGCGGCGCGGACGGGATCTCGCTGATTAACACGCTGCAGGGAATGGCGGTGGATTGGCGACGGCGCAAACCTTTGCTGGGCAATGTGTTAGGCGGACTTAGCGGCCCGGCGGTAAAGCCCATTGCCCTGCGCTGCGTGTATTTGGTCCGACGAGCGGTGCAAATTCCCCTGGTCGGGATTGGCGGTATCGCAACCATTGATGATGTGCTCGAATTTATTGTTACCGGAGCCAGTGCCGTACAACTGGGCACGGTCAACTTTTATCAACCGCAGGTTGTGACGGAGATCTTGGCCCAGTTGCCCGGGGCTTTGTCCACGGCGGGAGTTGGCAGCGTGCGGGAATTGGTGGGGACGTTGCAAGTCAATCCACCACCGGCAAAAACGAGTGCGGGAAGTTAG
- the trpS gene encoding tryptophan--tRNA ligase: MRVLSGIQPTGRPHWGNFFGAIRQYIDLQHEQQAFYFIADLHALTTVRDPALLRQYTLDAAIDLLALGLNPANATLFVQSDVPAVSELCWLLMTVAPLGLLERCHAYKDKKAKGLPADAGLFTYPVLMAADILAYDSDTVPVGQDQDQHIEVCRDLAGTFNHLYGETFVLPKAKILSDAAKVPGTDGEKMSKSYNNTLEVFEDVKAQRKKIMRITTDSRPQEEPKDPDTDHLYQLYALVATPEETAAMAELYRRGGFGYGEIKKSLADAAERYFGPARERRAELAAKPAQVREILAAGAATAQAKAAQVLARAQRNCGLK; encoded by the coding sequence ATGCGTGTCTTATCCGGCATCCAACCGACGGGACGTCCCCACTGGGGAAACTTTTTTGGCGCGATTCGCCAATACATTGACTTGCAGCACGAGCAGCAGGCTTTTTATTTTATTGCCGATCTCCACGCCCTAACCACCGTGCGCGATCCCGCGCTCTTGCGCCAATACACACTCGATGCCGCGATCGATTTATTGGCCCTGGGGTTAAATCCAGCAAATGCCACGCTCTTTGTCCAGTCGGACGTCCCCGCCGTGAGCGAACTCTGTTGGTTGCTCATGACGGTCGCCCCCCTGGGCCTGCTGGAACGCTGCCACGCCTACAAGGACAAAAAAGCCAAGGGGCTACCCGCGGACGCGGGATTGTTTACTTATCCGGTCCTCATGGCCGCGGACATCCTGGCTTATGACTCCGACACGGTCCCCGTGGGGCAGGATCAAGACCAACATATCGAGGTTTGCCGCGACCTGGCAGGGACGTTTAACCACTTGTATGGCGAAACCTTTGTCCTGCCCAAGGCCAAGATTCTGTCTGACGCCGCCAAAGTCCCCGGCACCGACGGCGAAAAAATGTCCAAAAGCTATAACAACACGCTGGAGGTCTTTGAGGATGTGAAGGCCCAGCGCAAAAAAATCATGCGAATCACCACCGATTCGCGCCCGCAAGAGGAGCCTAAGGACCCCGACACCGACCACCTTTATCAACTCTATGCCCTGGTGGCGACTCCGGAAGAAACCGCCGCCATGGCTGAATTGTACCGACGGGGGGGCTTTGGCTATGGGGAGATCAAGAAATCCCTAGCCGACGCCGCCGAGCGTTATTTTGGCCCCGCCCGGGAACGCCGGGCCGAATTAGCCGCAAAACCCGCCCAAGTGCGCGAGATATTGGCCGCCGGAGCCGCCACCGCCCAGGCCAAGGCGGCGCAGGTTTTGGCCCGCGCCCAGCGAAATTGCGGGCTAAAATAG
- the acpS gene encoding holo-ACP synthase, translating to MNILGIGTEIVECLRIAKLIEQHAEQFLTHAFTSREISFCQSCSHATQHFAGIWAGKQAVLKGLGVRWRKPLAWSDLEIRRSAKTGYRVLSRGGMREIIEQREPGEIFLTLAHCRTHATATAVILARE from the coding sequence ATGAATATCCTGGGTATCGGTACCGAAATTGTCGAATGCCTGCGAATTGCCAAATTGATTGAGCAACACGCCGAGCAATTTCTCACCCACGCGTTTACATCCCGAGAAATTTCCTTTTGCCAGTCCTGCTCGCACGCCACGCAACACTTTGCCGGGATTTGGGCGGGTAAACAAGCGGTATTAAAGGGACTGGGGGTGCGTTGGCGAAAACCGCTGGCCTGGAGCGATTTGGAAATACGCCGCAGCGCAAAGACCGGTTATCGCGTGCTTTCCCGGGGGGGGATGCGGGAAATCATCGAGCAGCGTGAACCTGGGGAAATTTTCCTGACATTGGCCCATTGCCGAACGCATGCAACCGCCACGGCGGTCATATTAGCGCGAGAGTGA